From a region of the Oncorhynchus tshawytscha isolate Ot180627B linkage group LG14, Otsh_v2.0, whole genome shotgun sequence genome:
- the LOC112236854 gene encoding claudin-11, translating to MANSCLQLSGFVMSCIGWVGILIATATNDWVVTCKYGMNTCKKMDELGAKGLWAECVISTALYHCISLTQILDLPAYIQTSRALMITGSLLGLPAVGMVLTATPCISLGDEPQSAKNKRSLLGGVLILLVALCGGVSTVWFPIGAHQDQGLMSFGFSLYAGWVGTAFCLLGGAMITCCSTEPSQHYNHHDNDRFYYSKGQGPGNPVPPSTNHAKSAHV from the exons ATGGCGAACAGCTGTCTCCAGCTCAGCGGTTTTGTGATGAGTTGTATCGGCTGGGTCGGGATCCTTATCGCCACGGCCACCAACGACTGGGTAGTGACATGTAAATATGGCATGAACACCTGCAAGAAGATGGACGAGTTAGGAGCCAAGGGCCTGTGGGCTGAATGTGTCATTTCAACCGCCCTCTATCACTGTATATCACTGACACAGATATTGGACCTACCGG caTACATCCAGACGTCGAGGGCGTTGATGATAACTGGATCCCTCCTGGGGCTGCCTGCAGTGGGGATGGTCCTAACAGCCACGCCCTGCATCTCTCTGGGTGATGAGCCTCAGTCAGCCAAGAACAAACGATCCCTACTTGGGGGAGTTCTCATACTGCTAGTGG CTCTCTGTGGGGGGGTGTCCACCGTATGGTTTCCTATCGGAGCCCACCAGGACCAGGGACTCATGTCGTTTGGGTTCAGCCTGTACGCTGGCTGGGTGGGCACGGCCTTCTGTCTCCTGGGAGGGGCCATGATCACCTGCTGTTCTACTGAACCGTCCCAACACTACAATCACCATGACAACGACAGGTTCTACTACTCCAAAGGACAGGGGCCTGGCAACCCTGTTCCACCCTCCACTAACCACGCCAAGAGTGCCCATGTTTAG